The Leishmania braziliensis MHOM/BR/75/M2904 complete genome, chromosome 25 genome includes a region encoding these proteins:
- the PABP3 gene encoding putative poly(A)-binding protein 3 gives MAAPVQRTSVFVGDLPVDLPRPEEAINNLFSSIAPVVSVKVCRDIATQRSLGYGYVNFQTTADAEKVIDALNFTGIAPGRYIRVMFAIRDPLQRKSGANNIFVKKLDAAVSAKALQAAFSRCGRVLSCKVALDSEGHSKGYGFVQFETADGAKAALDMNGAKVGDSEVEVAPFVRRVDREAMAAKSFRNIYIKNIKATATEVDMRTTLEKFGKVTSLFLAEHAPFLTKFALAVFEEHEAAVKAIAELNESEESGLTEEAVKLVVCRALSKSERDRERKKTASLYQNHGRNLYVKHLPDDITDDKLREIFAPFGKITSCAIMRESNGSLRGFAFVCFEDKQHATAAMRELNGRSLESSKKPLYVSQAEQKDMRIRLLQQRRAAMRHQTRMAPPMNTFPQQWPRQPFPHMVQPMMLPPPPPNMGMPQFMSGPMMRRPVMDAHPRQGEPMRPPNRYTYPREQYQPQPQPQPQPQPRQDGIDVNYLNTLSPEQQKNYLGELLYSRIMPVESFNAAKITGMLLEMSREEIFEVLRDHFALLAKIQEANAVLQQHSGN, from the coding sequence ATGGCCGCCCCAGTGCAACGCACCTCTGTCTTCGTGGGCGACTTGCCGGTCGACCTGCCTCGTCCAGAGGAAGCAATCAACAACCTCTTTAGCAGTATTGCGCCCGTGGTTTCCGTGAAGGTTTGTCGCGACATTGCAACGCAGCGCTCCTTAGGCTACGGCTACGTTAATTTCCAGACTACTGCGGATGCCGAGAAGGTGATTGACGCACTCAACTTCACAGGCATTGCGCCGGGGCGCTACATCCGCGTCATGTTTGCCATCCGCGATCCGCTGCAGCGTAAGAGCGGCGCGAACAACATCTTCGTTAAAAAGCTGGATGCTGCTGTCAGTGCCAaagcgctgcaggcggccTTCTCCAGGTGCGGTCGCGTGCTGTCGTGCAAGGTGGCCCTCGACTCGGAGGGCCACTCGAAAGGCTATGGTTTTGTGCAGTTCGAGACAGCTGACGGCGCGAAGGCCGCACTGGACATGAATGGTGCAAAGGTGGGGGATAGCGAGGTTGAGGTGGCCCCGTTTGTCCGCCGTGTCGACCGCGAGGCGATGGCCGCCAAATCCTTCCGGAACATCTACATCAAGAACATCAAGGCCACTGCAACGGAGGTGGACATGAGGACGACCTTGGAGAAATTTGGCAAGGTgacttccctctttctcgcgGAACACGCACCTTTCCTGACTAAATTTGCACTTGCCGTCTTCGAGGAGCACGAGGCTGCCGTCAAGGCAATCGCAGAACTGAACGAATCGGAAGAGAGTGGCCTGACGGAGGAGGCAGTGAAGCTCGTCGTGTGCCGCGCGCTCTCCAAGAGTGAGCGCGACCGTGAGCGGAAGAAGACCGCTTCCCTCTACCAGAACCACGGCCGAAACCTCTACGTGAAGCACCTCCCTGACGACATCACGGATGACAAGCTGCGCGAGATCTTCGCGCCGTTTGGCAAAATTACCTCATGCGCCATCATGAGGGAGTCCAATGGGAGCCTCAGAGGTTTCGCCTTTGTCTGCTTTGAAGACAAGCAGCAcgccacggcggcgatgcgggAACTCAATGGCCGGTCCTTAGAGAGCTCCAAGAAGCCCCTCTATGTGAGTCAGGCGGAGCAGAAGGATATGCGCATCCgcctgcttcagcagcgccgtgcggCGATGCGCCACCAGACCCGTATGGCGCCCCCAATGAACACGTTTCCGCAACAATGGCCACGCCAGCCATTCCCGCACATGGTGCAGCCCATgatgctgccaccgccgccgccgaacATGGGGATGCCGCAATTCATGTCTGGCCCAATGATGCGCCGCCCTGTCATGGATGCACACCCTAGACAAGGCGAACCCATGCGTCCGCCGAACCGCTACACGTATCCGCGAGAGCAGTATCAACCGCAGCCGCAACCGCaaccgcagccgcagccgcgtcAGGACGGCATTGACGTGAACTATCTCAACACCCTCTCTCCGGAGCAGCAGAAGAACTACCTTGGTGAGCTTCTCTACAGTCGTATCATGCCAGTGGAGTCGTTCAACGCTGCCAAGATTACGGGTATGCTGCTCGAGATGAGTCGAGAGGAGATCTTTGAAGTCCTGCGCGACCACTTTGCCCTTCTCGCCAAGATTCAGGAGGCAAACGCagtgctccagcagcactccGGCAACTAG